From a single Plutella xylostella chromosome 5, ilPluXylo3.1, whole genome shotgun sequence genomic region:
- the LOC125491372 gene encoding uncharacterized protein LOC125491372, which translates to MLFRAGNKTYPFEQEIELNGAPLQRVNIFKYLGHWVTPDLSDNLDIERERRSLAVRCNMLARRFAGCTKEMKVTFFKAYCQSFYTCSLWVNYTKRAYSDLRVQYNNAFRALMGLRRFCSASGMLAEARVDSFQAIMRSRCLSMWRRMRCGSNGILNALADRWDSPMLARWIRLHAVKLTAF; encoded by the coding sequence ATGTTATTCAGAGCGGGTAATAAGACATACCCGTTCGAACAGGAGATCGAGTTGAACGGCGCTCCTCTGCAAAGAGTGAACATATTCAAATATTTGGGCCACTGGGTCACACCAGACCTAAGTGACAATTTAGACATAGAACGGGAGCGCAGGTCGTTGGCTGTCCGATGTAATATGTTGGCCCGCAGGTTTGCAGGGTGTACCAAAGAAATGAAGGTGACATTTTTCAAGGCGTATTGCCAGTCCTTCTACACTTGCAGCCTGTGGGTGAACTATACGAAGCGGGCATACAGCGACCTGCGTGTCCAGTACAACAACGCATTCAGGGCTCTGATGGGGCTGCGGCGTTTCTGCAGCGCGTCCGGCATGCTGGCCGAGGCGCGTGTGGACAGCTTCCAGGCGATCATGCGCTCGCGGTGCCTCTCCATGTGGCGCCGCATGCGCTGCGGCTCCAATGGCATCCTGAATGCGTTGGCGGACCGGTGGGACTCTCCGATGCTGGCGCGCTGGATAAGGCTACATGCAGTCAAGTTGACAGCCTTCTAG